One genomic region from Marinobacter szutsaonensis encodes:
- a CDS encoding wax ester/triacylglycerol synthase family O-acyltransferase: MSPKQTPMSSVDRAWLRMDTPQNPMMICGVWALERPVSMSRLRHTLEERFLCFDRFRQRVIDTGDRAYWQDDPLFDLDNHLHRIALPGKADKAELQKLVSDMNSTSLDFRQPLWQMHYIDNYGDGGALLIRIHHCIADGISLVRVMLSLTDKTPEPRLGKVARKRRSKPHQRSTIQNFLHRAVDSAQTATNQARLFIQSVRNEPNYPLKLASTASGVAFDLFKLGLAPVEPRTGLKEPLSGRKQVAWADPLDLAEVKACAKALGGTINDALLCTVTGALQRHFAAHKETIPECGIRVAVPFNLRPLDQPIETLGNKFGLVLVTLPVEVMDPLLCFRQVQENMNRLKRSYQAQVTYSLLDIFGRGPDVIERRALDLLSNKASAVLTNVPGPKEPLYLAGSKLTQPMFWVPQSGTIGIGMSILSYAGTVQFGITVDKAIHADPDAVMDYFRESFQALSHAALAGRPEAVKRHAS; encoded by the coding sequence ATGTCACCCAAACAGACGCCGATGTCCTCCGTAGACCGTGCGTGGCTGCGCATGGATACCCCCCAGAACCCCATGATGATCTGCGGGGTATGGGCACTGGAGCGGCCGGTTTCAATGAGCCGGCTTCGGCACACGCTTGAAGAGCGATTTCTGTGCTTCGATCGGTTCCGGCAACGGGTCATAGACACCGGAGACCGGGCTTACTGGCAGGACGACCCCTTGTTCGACCTGGACAATCACCTGCACCGCATCGCCCTGCCAGGCAAGGCGGACAAAGCCGAGTTACAGAAGCTGGTCAGTGACATGAACAGCACCTCCCTGGATTTCCGGCAACCGCTCTGGCAAATGCATTACATCGACAATTACGGTGACGGAGGCGCCCTGCTGATCCGCATTCATCATTGTATCGCCGATGGTATCTCGCTGGTTCGGGTGATGCTGTCACTCACCGATAAAACGCCGGAACCCAGACTGGGCAAAGTGGCCCGCAAGCGTCGCTCCAAACCCCACCAGAGATCGACAATCCAGAACTTCCTGCACCGTGCTGTAGACAGCGCGCAAACGGCGACCAATCAGGCAAGACTGTTCATTCAGTCCGTTCGCAATGAGCCCAACTACCCCCTGAAACTCGCATCCACCGCCAGCGGCGTAGCCTTCGACCTTTTCAAGCTTGGCCTGGCCCCGGTAGAGCCCAGAACCGGTCTGAAGGAACCGCTATCCGGACGCAAGCAGGTCGCCTGGGCGGATCCTCTGGATCTTGCCGAAGTGAAGGCCTGCGCCAAGGCTTTGGGCGGCACCATCAACGACGCCCTGCTCTGCACCGTCACCGGGGCGTTGCAGCGGCATTTTGCGGCTCACAAGGAGACAATCCCCGAGTGCGGAATCCGCGTGGCGGTGCCGTTCAACCTGCGGCCTCTTGATCAACCTATCGAAACACTCGGCAACAAGTTCGGCCTGGTGCTGGTTACGCTGCCGGTAGAAGTGATGGACCCTCTCCTGTGCTTCCGCCAGGTACAGGAGAACATGAACCGCCTCAAGCGCTCCTATCAGGCCCAGGTTACCTACAGCCTGCTTGATATCTTCGGTCGGGGCCCCGATGTTATTGAACGAAGGGCTCTGGATCTGCTCAGTAACAAGGCCTCCGCCGTGCTGACCAACGTGCCCGGACCCAAAGAGCCCCTGTACCTGGCAGGCAGCAAGCTGACCCAGCCCATGTTCTGGGTGCCCCAGAGCGGCACCATCGGTATCGGCATGAGCATCCTGAGCTATGCCGGCACCGTGCAATTCGGCATCACCGTGGACAAGGCAATTCACGCTGATCCGGATGCCGTAATGGATTACTTCCGGGAGAGCTTCCAGGCCCTGAGCCACGCGGCTCTGGCCGGACGCCCCGAAGCAGTGAAGCGCCACGCAAGCTGA
- the smpB gene encoding SsrA-binding protein SmpB — protein MSKKKPGTPSNTIALNKKAKHEYHIEERFEAGLALLGWEVKSLRAGKAQLVDAYVLLKDGEAWLLGSHITPLIAASTHVIADPTRTRKLLLHAKEIAKIVGKVNQAGYTCIPLALYWKNNKVKCEIALVKGKKLFDKRATEKERDWNRQKQRILRETNL, from the coding sequence ATGAGCAAGAAGAAACCCGGAACGCCGAGCAATACTATTGCGCTTAACAAGAAGGCGAAGCACGAATATCACATCGAGGAACGCTTTGAGGCGGGTCTCGCCCTGCTGGGCTGGGAAGTAAAGTCCCTGCGGGCAGGCAAGGCACAGCTGGTGGACGCCTATGTGCTACTCAAGGACGGCGAGGCCTGGTTGCTCGGCTCCCACATTACCCCGCTGATTGCAGCATCCACCCATGTCATCGCAGACCCGACGCGTACCCGCAAGCTCCTGCTCCACGCCAAGGAGATTGCCAAGATCGTTGGCAAGGTCAACCAGGCCGGTTACACCTGCATTCCGCTGGCTCTATACTGGAAAAACAACAAGGTAAAGTGCGAGATTGCACTGGTGAAAGGCAAGAAGCTGTTCGATAAGCGCGCCACCGAGAAGGAGCGTGACTGGAACCGCCAGAAGCAGCGAATTCTGCGCGAAACCAACCTCTGA
- a CDS encoding SDR family NAD(P)-dependent oxidoreductase has translation MTILITGANRGIGQALAEQWRDAGQTVIATARSTPGMEPLDVTDPASIEALAKRLDGQPISTLVCNAGVSLDKFDELETGYAAEDWAQTFAVNVTGVFLVVQALLANLRASKDAGENPKIAIIASQMGSQQSPAGNRFIYRASKAAAINLGRNLAVSLESEGIAVGIYHPGWIATDMGGESADLTLEDAVPGLRKQIDGLTLSETGCFRDWEGRDCEF, from the coding sequence ATGACAATACTCATCACAGGCGCCAACCGGGGCATCGGTCAGGCATTAGCCGAGCAATGGCGCGATGCCGGGCAGACAGTGATTGCAACAGCCCGAAGCACGCCTGGCATGGAGCCTCTGGACGTTACCGATCCGGCCAGCATCGAGGCGCTCGCCAAACGGCTTGATGGACAGCCGATCTCGACTCTGGTCTGCAACGCCGGCGTTTCCCTGGACAAGTTTGATGAACTGGAAACCGGTTATGCCGCCGAAGACTGGGCACAGACCTTCGCGGTCAATGTCACCGGGGTTTTTCTGGTGGTTCAGGCCTTGTTGGCCAATCTGAGAGCCAGTAAAGATGCTGGTGAAAACCCTAAAATCGCAATCATCGCCAGCCAGATGGGCTCGCAGCAATCGCCCGCTGGCAACCGGTTCATTTATCGTGCCTCCAAGGCCGCGGCCATCAATCTCGGGCGCAATCTTGCGGTGAGCCTTGAGAGTGAGGGCATTGCCGTCGGCATCTACCATCCGGGATGGATTGCCACGGATATGGGTGGCGAGTCGGCGGATCTGACCCTTGAGGATGCTGTACCAGGCTTGCGTAAGCAGATTGACGGGCTGACCTTGTCCGAAACCGGTTGTTTCAGGGACTGGGAAGGCCGGGATTGCGAATTTTGA
- a CDS encoding exopolysaccharide biosynthesis protein, which produces MNQPDDPENLEQLLDRLRTRTDGQAEVSVADILSAVGERSFGPVALVAGLVVVAPLIGDIPGVPTVLGLLVLLTLGQLLFLRHSIWLPAALANRRVAQAKLTRGLDWVEKPARYLDRYTRPRLVWLTRGAGQYLMALVCLSVALAMPAMEVVPFSANGGGLALMAFGLAMIARDGLLALFATTVTLGTFWFVVSGLMG; this is translated from the coding sequence ATGAACCAGCCGGACGATCCGGAAAACCTCGAGCAACTGCTGGACCGCCTGCGCACCCGCACCGATGGCCAGGCAGAGGTTTCGGTGGCGGATATCCTGAGTGCGGTCGGGGAGCGTTCCTTCGGCCCCGTCGCCCTGGTGGCGGGTCTGGTTGTGGTTGCCCCCCTCATTGGCGACATTCCAGGCGTGCCCACCGTGCTCGGGTTGCTGGTATTGCTGACGCTTGGCCAGCTGCTGTTCCTGCGCCACTCCATCTGGCTACCAGCAGCCCTTGCCAACCGGAGGGTGGCACAGGCGAAACTGACCAGGGGCCTGGACTGGGTGGAGAAACCCGCGCGCTACCTGGACCGGTACACCAGGCCACGCCTGGTCTGGCTCACCCGGGGCGCGGGGCAATATCTAATGGCCCTGGTGTGTCTGTCGGTGGCGCTGGCCATGCCGGCCATGGAGGTGGTGCCTTTCAGTGCCAATGGTGGTGGGCTGGCGCTGATGGCGTTCGGGTTGGCGATGATCGCCCGGGACGGGTTGCTGGCACTGTTCGCGACAACGGTCACGCTGGGTACTTTCTGGTTTGTGGTGTCCGGGTTGATGGGGTGA